A region from the Vicia villosa cultivar HV-30 ecotype Madison, WI linkage group LG3, Vvil1.0, whole genome shotgun sequence genome encodes:
- the LOC131656195 gene encoding uncharacterized protein LOC131656195 isoform X1, whose translation MMSFVLLTFVVHLKEDSRKVTIVEKDNNFDACRDMSGRRLRHANADKRLEEWRDGDGEEDRKLEKVDEDFLKKHIKKLKICYGETDFISVRTLRRRLNEICKKRRKNESG comes from the exons ATGATGAGCTTTGTCCTCTTAACATTTGTGGTCCATCTTAAGGAGGATAGTCGAAAAGTTACTATAGTAGAAAAGGATAACAATTTTGACGCGTGTAGGGATATGAGTGGGCGGAGATTGAGACATGCTAATGCTGACAAGAGGTTGGAGGAATGGAGAGATGGTGATGGTGAGGAGGATAGGAAGCTTGAGAAGGTTGATGAGGATTTTCTGAAGAAACATATTAAGAAATTGAAGATATG TTACGGAGAAACTGATTTTATCTCCGTTCGTACTCTTCGCCGCCGGTTGAACG AGATTtgcaaaaagagaagaaaaaatgaGTCGGGCTAG
- the LOC131656195 gene encoding large ribosomal subunit protein eL22y-like isoform X2 encodes MSRASAAGAKGKKKGATFTIDCAKPVEDKIMDIASLEKFLQERIKVGGKASALGDSVTVTREKSKITVTSDSNFSKSLNHC; translated from the coding sequence atgaGTCGGGCTAGTGCAGCTGGTGccaagggaaagaagaagggTGCAACCTTCACCATTGACTGTGCTAAGCCAGTTGAAGACAAGATCATGGACATTGCTTCCCTTGAGAAGTTTCTTCAAGAGAGGATCAAGGTTGGTGGCAAAGCTAGTGCTCTAGGTGATTCTGTTACTGTTACCAGGGAGAAATCCAAGATTACTGTTACCTCTGACAGTAATTTTTCCAAGAG